CGCCAAACACCAAGGTCACGAGGCCATGCACGCTGAGATGGTTATGATCTTGGTGGCTACTCTGGTGGTTGCCCAGATCGTGCTGGTCCAGTGGAAGCAACGCCACCACCGCTCCTACAACGTAAGTGTGTAGGTGCGTGTGTGATGCTTCAGAAACTCTCACATTTGTTGTCCTCAGCTGGTCACGCTGGTCCAAATGTGGGTAGTTCCTCTTTACTTCACTCTCAAACTCTACTGGTGGAGGTTCCTGTCCATGTGGGGCGTCTTCTCCGTTATCACCAGCTATGTCATCTTCAGAGCCACGCGCAAACCGCTGGCCTGCAGGACGCCAAGGTAGGCGGCAGTCCAACGTTGCTgtggaaaagaggaaaaaaaaaaagcataaaattATCCATGCATAATATCTTTATATAGCGTCAAGCTCCTTCCTTAATTCTCTCTCTTCAGGATGGTGTACAAGTGGTTCTTGTTGATCTACAAACTGAGCTATGCCGTCGGGCTGCTGGGCTACATGGCCATCATGTTCACCATGTTTGGCTTCAACGTCTTCTTCAGGTGAGTCTGCGTGGCGTACCCGATTATGTGATGCACTTCACGATATATTTACCAATGTGCAGgatcaaggcggaggactccatGGATGTGGGCGTGGTTATGTTGTTCTACGGGCTTTATTACGGCGTGCTGGGCCGAGACTTTGCTGAGATCTGCTCCGACTTTATGGCGTCTACCATCGGGGTAACAGAAATAGAAAGTTAAAatcacttgatcattaacagttgctaataaaaaattttttttgggggggtgcatAGTACTACAGCGGCGGCGGTATTCCGAGCCGGAGTTTAAGCGAGCACATCTGCGCCGTGTGCGCTCAGAAGATCCTGGTGGACCTGGACGAGGAGGGCGTCATCGAAGACACGTACCAGCTGTCCTGCGGTCACATGTATCCTCACCACCTCCAAAGCATCTCCAGAATAGCAGCTTCCTGTTGCATCTTAACTGGCCACCTGGACTTTTAGATTCCACGAATTCTGCATCCGTGGTTGGTGCATAGTGGGGAAGAAGCAGACGTGTCCTTACTGCAACGAAAAAGTGGACTTGAAGACAATGATGAACAACCCGTATCcttctaagtgtgtgtgtgtgtatgtgtgtgtgcacattcgCGTGTGTCAATCCTTAACATGGTTCCGCACCCAGCTGGGAAAAGACACATGTTCTGTACGGACAGTTGCTGGACTGGCTCCGGTACCTGGTTGCCTGGCAACCCATCATCATCGGCATCGTCCACGGGATCAACTTCTCTTTGGGACTGGAATAGTATCCCTGAGGAGGACGCCTCCCGAAAACTAAAGTCTTGAAGCAACGTCGCCATTTTATGGACTAAATATcaggatgctttttttttttttgcttcctgaACACTAGCGTCCTTTTGCTTGACGTGTTTTTGGACAATGTCTGTCTCACTTTACATCTCTTTTGGAGGTTGTAATGTTTTGTGTGTCACTGAGGTGTTgttttttacaaaaacaaaaatccaatcAAATAAACTCAACTTCAACATGTTGATGACCCTTTGGACTCAAACATCCGGCAGGTTCCTGACACTGACTAAGTTTCCCGTCAGTCCCTGGTCATGTTTGCTGTGCGATGACCTGGACGTTCAGAGAACCACCAATAGGAGCAAGGGGTGGAGCGCGCCAGCATAAAAAGCGTCTTTGAGGGCCGCGGGACACAAGAGCAAAGCCAAGATGAAGACCACATgcgtgttgctgctgctgctcctttgCGCGAGTGGCGTCGCCCCAGAGGATGACCTGGAGTACGACGACTACGACTCGGTGAGCCCGGCAATCCGCGTGAATGTGGCCTCCGTTCAAATGAGCCGCTGACACTTTGTGCTTTGCATTCAGGACACAAAGAAGCCTTTGAAGACCAACGCCACGGTACGACTACGTCGCGCTCTTCATTTAGTCAGATGGCCATTTTGTGGTCATTGGGTCCTAACATCTGTCGGACTCTTCACTGTCCACGTCCACTAAGCGTCGTTGTTTTCACAGGACCCAAATGGACCCGACGCCCGCGGTCACCGCCCAGTCACCCAAGGCCGGGACTCCTACAACCCCAACCGCTATTCGCCACCCCCGGTTAGTGGTGGCAACAGGTCAGTGTTTTGCACACGCATGTGTGCACGTATGAGCCACGATAACAACATGTTATCTGCCCAGGTATCGAGGACGCCCCACCACCACGTCCAGAGGACCCAAAGTGGAAGAGCAGAAGAAGGTGCACCCCGAGTCAGGCGGCTGCTCGTATGGCGGCGAAGAATTGGTACGTTACATTTTTCTACCACAAAAATCGAATTTTCAAAAATAGTAACgtcagcaattttttttcccagaaaaTGTGTAGTTGTaataattttattattaatgaataaatattttttcttgttttttctttctaaaaTAATTTCAGGGACACCGTGTCATCACTGATTAAATATTTCAGCCTTAGCTTTGAGAGTAAAACTATTGCTACGATTCATTTCTACGCTTCTACCGTCCTCGCCAGGGTATTTTGTGTCCGACTGGCTGCGAGCTGAAAGTTGCGCTGCTCAAGCAGGAGCACAGCGTCTCGACGGTAAGTCTACGCCACAGTTTCCAAggaatttattttacatatcaAGGTGGACTAAACTAAAATGGCCCCAAAAAAATCTTGCCGCAGCACACTGGTTTGGAATTAATGCTCCATTTCTAGCTTCATACTGAGCGGAGCCCCTAAACAACCCCTTGGCCAATCAGACGCTTCCTATTTGTTCCAGAGCATCAAGCAGCTGACACCTCTGGTGGACGACCTGTCGCGCTCGTCCAATGTCGTCTACAACTTTGCCACTCAGATGTCCTCCTCGCTCACCGAGCGCCAGCGAATCATCGGAGGTGACGCCACTCGCCCGCGAAGCGTTCTTACCTCCCGCGCTCCTCACATCCAATCATGCGCTTCCTGTCCCCACAGACAACGGGCgggtggtcaatcagttcacgaGTCAGGTTGAGGAACAGCATGCCTTCATCAAGGAGACGGTCGACACCATCTTCCCCTCCACCATTCGAGTCCTGCAGGTGGGTGGCACACCACATGCTTTGATTGCAATTAGCACTGTTGCTGCCGTATTTAGCAACTTTTCAGATTACCTTAGCAACTCCTTAGCAACAAAGAACGTTCTGGCCACGCAATGACGTTTTTTCGTGACAAATATAGCTACATTCCATCTTGGTTAATTGGCAAAACTGACTGAATTAGTCATCGTCAGTGACAGACTTCACCACCAGGGGGCGTTGTTGTCATACCCTTGCAGGGCGTGGTGGATAAGCTCCGTCAGAAGATCGAGAAGCTGGAGAAGGCCATCCAAACGCAGAGGGAGCAGTGCAAGGAGCCGTGCCAGACCAAATGCCCCATCCCCGTGGTgactggtgagaaaaaaaaaatggcagaggAGGAAAACAGATGCTCAAGCAGCCTTCTGAAATTCCAGGAAAGGAGTGTGAGGACATCTACCGCCGTGGCGGAAAAGAGTCGCAGATGTACCTGATCCAACCGGACCCCTTCGTTGCCCCATACAGAGTCTTCTGTGATCAAAGCACCCAGAACGGAGGTTAGTGGGGGGGGTTGGCTGGCTCGCAAGGAGGATTGTCTCACATAAACGTTGTCCACCAGGATGGCTCCTCATCCAGAACCGACTGGACGGCAGCGTGGACTTTGGCCGACGCTGGGACGAGTACCGCCGTGGTTTTGGGAACATCGCGATGGATGTGGGCAAGGGTCACTGCGAGACTCCAGgtcagtcttgtttttttttatgttgcctAGAAAGGCAACAGAACGAAAAATCTCACTTCCAATCATGGGACAGGTGAATACTGGCTGGGCAACGAACAGATCAGTCAGCTGACCAAGATGGGTCCGACGGAGCTTCTCATCGAGATGCAGGACTGGACGGGCGCTAAGGTGAGCTTGGTGTCTCAACAAACACAAATGTACTTACCAGTCATCGTTGTGTCATTTTGCGTTCAGGTCTCCGGCCTTTATCGCCAGTTCACAATGCAGTCCGAGTCGTCTAACTACATGCTGGCAGTGAGCGAATACTCGGGCAACGCCGGGAACTGTCTCCTGGACGGCGCTCTGGAGCTGTTTGGGGAAAACCGCACGATGACCAAACACCATGGAGCAAAGTTTAGCACTTACGACAGAGACAACGACAACTGGTGGGTGTGGCCATTTACGGCCCATGTAACCATCACTCAGATCAGCTTGTGCTAGTGTGTTTTCAGACGAGTATGCTCGCTGCTACACTTCAGGGTTCATGATTGTGTATGAGCTAGATGCATAATGGATATTGACCATTTTAAGTGTTCAGCCCTGAATGCCATCAATAATGCTTCCAACTGACCTCACACTTTTCCACTTGACCCCAGGAACCCCGGCGACCCCTCAAAGCAGTGTGCCAGAGAGGACGGCGGCGGCTGGTGGTACAACCGCTGCCATTCAGCCAATCCCAACGGCCGATACTATATTGGCGGAGCCTACACCAAGCAGATGGCCAAACACGGCACAGACGACGGCATCGTGTGGATGAACTGGAAGGGAAGCTGGTACTCGCTCAAAGCCATCAGCATGAAGATACGACCCGTCTTCGCCTCTtgataaacaacaacaataatagagACTTTGTTAATAAATGTCACACTCACTTGAGGAACTTGCGTCCATTTCATCTTTGTCAAAATACAGTCaacgtgtttaccagctcattcATAATTCATTCAACAACATTAGCACAGTACACATATAACACTGCTAAATAAGGATGCTGTACTGTATTGGGATTTTGTCGACTGGTCAACAGAGGGCGCTATACGCCGCCCCACCACATCTAATAGCTTAAAGACTAAAAATAGCTTTAATTaatgaaatccatccatccattcattatctgaaccgctcATCCCCACGAGAGTCGTGGGCGCATTGGAGCCAATATGCATATCTATTTTCAGATTAGCAAGGTAAATCGAATCCAGTAGTCAATGATGACTAAAGTTGTTTTATTTATCTCTGGTGTCTGATCTCGTGGCGCATTTCCGGTCTTTGGGGCCAGAAATCTTTACCCATTGATTTGCTTAATAAGTTAAATGTGCAATAAGTAGCTCCTCAGTAAGATATGACAAAGGCGACTTCCCTTGTCAGTGGCATGTCAAGCCGGTCAAAGTTAATTACTGGAATTTATTAAGCTCAATATTGACATTTTATCGTAATGGCACCGCTGCAATACAAAAACTAAGTTTGCTAACATAGGGTGCTATCTTACTCATACGCTGACTTGGTGTGGGTGGGCTTACTCAATACAGAAAAGTCAAGCCGTCCTAGAATAGATTCGATGGTGGCCTTACTTAGCCTGGCAAGACAGATCCAACGCTGTCGGATGGGGGGAGTCGCTTCAAGTGCATTTATGAGGCGGGGCAAACACGGTTCGAAGGACCTCAACAGCAAAGGGTGGACGTGAcgccaaagaaacaaacaaagggtttttttttaaataaatgattcCAGTGTCGTCAACTACACGGGGTTTAATTTTCTTGTGTGTTTCCAATTAGTTAAAACTGATTTAATGCTGAATGGCGTCAACAAAGTACCATTTCTCCCGCGCGCCATTTTGAATGAGGATGGACTTCCGCGGTTGTGACGTTGCGTACGTCACAGCAATAAATGAATTTGATTGGACGGTTTGTTTTGcgaccaggtttttttttttgtgggtgtggCTTGCCAGCCTAGGCGTCACCGTGGAATTAATCtacatagtaataataatattgttGGTAGTGTTTGTTGGGGAAGTGTTAGGATTATTGAGGTTTGTTATTTTCAGACTTTTCCACAAATAGCTGATTTTGTCCAATGTCCTCAAACTGGGTAAGCAGTTCGCTCCGCACGATCGGGATCTGCTTGTACTCTTTGGATGGAGGCGGGCCCACAAGCACAGGCCGCAGTTTGATTTGTGGGATATCTCTTGGAGGTGAAGCCTGCTTCGATCTCCGATGGTCAAATTGAGCTGCATCGCCCTGAAGTGTCCGATAAGTATCATGGTCGATGCTGAATGGCAGCGCCACCCTGCAGGAACCCCTACATGCTCGCAGCTTCATGTCCACGTCCACCTGGCGAGCATGGATGCAAACATTTTTATGACTAAATCTAGCAATTAATATGGAACCGCACTGGGTGGCAACGGTTAATTAGTTGCCGAGTCACCAGAAGGCCACCTCCCAGACCATTAGGTGCCTCACCTCAGCCCTCCACAGTTCTTCCACCTGCTGCTGGACACGTTCATTCAGCtcgtccatccgctgctgcagcCGCCATGATCGTTGTCGCAGCAAAGTCAAGTTCTTCGCCAGCTCAGCAGCGTCTTGCACGAACTTCAGCTCCGACACTGTAGAGGACACATAACAGCGATTAATTGACATGTACAAATACCAATACTGCTAAGGAGTTACACTGCGAGTGAGTTGAGATCTTCATTAAGAAAAAAGTTATGCTTTGTTGATATTGCATCACATCATTGTGTTGGGAAAATATGTTGAtatgagtaaaataaaagtagTGCCTTGGTGATAGCTTATGTCATTTTGGTGCCAAGGAACCATGTTGAAGTGAGGCCGAGGAGTTTTAtttaacaaaagtagtgctttggcagCATGGCATTCTGGTGATGAAGAAAGTCAAGGAATttaatttaaacaaaagtagtgctATGAGAAGTAGTTGCAGAACAATTGCGTGAAACAATTGAAGGGTTTTACCATGTTGGAAGACCAG
The sequence above is drawn from the Syngnathus scovelli strain Florida chromosome 1, RoL_Ssco_1.2, whole genome shotgun sequence genome and encodes:
- the rnf175 gene encoding RING finger protein 175, which gives rise to MVDVQPQEDLLKMTHRENWRMQHERLHAKHQGHEAMHAEMVMILVATLVVAQIVLVQWKQRHHRSYNLVTLVQMWVVPLYFTLKLYWWRFLSMWGVFSVITSYVIFRATRKPLACRTPRMVYKWFLLIYKLSYAVGLLGYMAIMFTMFGFNVFFRIKAEDSMDVGVVMLFYGLYYGVLGRDFAEICSDFMASTIGYYSGGGIPSRSLSEHICAVCAQKILVDLDEEGVIEDTYQLSCGHIFHEFCIRGWCIVGKKQTCPYCNEKVDLKTMMNNPWEKTHVLYGQLLDWLRYLVAWQPIIIGIVHGINFSLGLE
- the fgb gene encoding fibrinogen beta chain; the encoded protein is MKTTCVLLLLLLCASGVAPEDDLEYDDYDSDTKKPLKTNATDPNGPDARGHRPVTQGRDSYNPNRYSPPPVSGGNRYRGRPTTTSRGPKVEEQKKVHPESGGCSYGGEELGILCPTGCELKVALLKQEHSVSTSIKQLTPLVDDLSRSSNVVYNFATQMSSSLTERQRIIGDNGRVVNQFTSQVEEQHAFIKETVDTIFPSTIRVLQGVVDKLRQKIEKLEKAIQTQREQCKEPCQTKCPIPVVTGKECEDIYRRGGKESQMYLIQPDPFVAPYRVFCDQSTQNGGWLLIQNRLDGSVDFGRRWDEYRRGFGNIAMDVGKGHCETPGEYWLGNEQISQLTKMGPTELLIEMQDWTGAKVSGLYRQFTMQSESSNYMLAVSEYSGNAGNCLLDGALELFGENRTMTKHHGAKFSTYDRDNDNWNPGDPSKQCAREDGGGWWYNRCHSANPNGRYYIGGAYTKQMAKHGTDDGIVWMNWKGSWYSLKAISMKIRPVFAS